The Desulfatiglans sp. genome has a segment encoding these proteins:
- a CDS encoding undecaprenyl-diphosphate phosphatase, whose product MDILSSIFLGVIQGLTEFLPVSSSGHLVFFQNLLGFKEPEILFDVALHLGTLLAVFIFFRADLMLIVLDIKGYLSDIISGKETVSSIKKRPHALFALWVIIGTIPTSIIGFLFKDMLESLFGKVQLVGLMIIVTGIIVGISRLIPQSYMKKNRLGFVSAILIGIAQGVAIIPGISRSGSTIVCGLLCGMERELAARFSFLLSIPAILGALVVQLSSHELHTIAFTPMITGFIVAAISGFLALKILMKMVKRGNLSWFAPYCWLIGLIVIFIF is encoded by the coding sequence ATGGACATCCTTTCCAGTATATTTCTTGGTGTAATACAGGGTCTTACAGAATTTTTACCTGTAAGCAGCTCAGGCCATCTTGTATTTTTTCAGAATCTTCTAGGGTTTAAAGAACCTGAGATATTATTTGATGTTGCGCTGCATCTCGGGACACTGCTTGCGGTATTTATATTTTTCAGGGCAGACCTGATGCTGATTGTTCTGGATATAAAGGGATACCTCTCTGATATCATATCAGGGAAGGAGACTGTCTCTTCAATAAAAAAGAGGCCACATGCACTTTTTGCCCTCTGGGTGATAATCGGCACCATACCTACCAGCATCATAGGTTTTCTATTCAAGGATATGCTTGAATCCCTGTTCGGAAAGGTGCAGCTTGTAGGTTTGATGATCATTGTAACAGGCATTATCGTTGGTATATCAAGGCTTATACCTCAGTCATACATGAAAAAAAACAGGCTGGGGTTTGTTTCTGCCATCCTCATAGGCATTGCCCAGGGGGTTGCTATAATACCGGGCATATCAAGATCAGGTTCAACAATTGTCTGCGGCCTTTTGTGCGGTATGGAGAGGGAACTTGCTGCCAGGTTTTCATTTCTATTATCCATTCCGGCCATACTGGGGGCACTGGTGGTTCAACTCTCATCCCATGAATTGCATACAATAGCCTTTACACCGATGATCACAGGTTTTATTGTTGCTGCAATATCCGGATTTCTGGCACTGAAGATACTGATGAAAATGGTAAAAAGGGGCAATTTATCCTGGTTTGCACCCTACTGCTGGCTGATAGGGCTTATAGTAATTTTTATATTCTAA
- a CDS encoding aldehyde dehydrogenase has translation MRYAETGVNLEIDLASGNIEKVETDPILMETLLGGLGTCIKILWDRTTPKTKPFDPENPLIFSNGLLTGTPAISANRTLVVTISPVTNLIAYPMGGGFFGPELKYAGYDKIILTNKSPGWVYIWIHNDRVEIRDATHLLGTGAIEVQDMIREELNEPNAQVAAIGSAGEHRSLIASIEMGRGSASRLGAAAIMGDKRVKAIAVRGTRDVNLYDGEAFVKHLKELRDYVKNRNETPLPTKNIMTIHTGVGSPQAMKIVDEKWHTNGFAWGNARNRRKDFWSDEIEAKWREIQYGAIKRFISCFNCPQQCGALIWHEDDPPYMAKCYSKLSYLLAAIVDDQHFSWKICSKAFRYGVDSFSTPQVLAFAVELREAGIITEEDLAGTDDYPPCPPPEKKEEVFFWLLDRIGKGEGIGRILCLGTKQASEIIGKGAEAYAHNLIKGEEQMNVKLGMLDPLYFLMFSTNEKQSIPQIEGNWPQEAFPDYEDRVEWVNDWPHLPHERFKKYFLDWDPKGGKNAAPYYPTPYIASEIVDWMEETHNYDDSLGICCGMGGFCLKPAYHVQNYCKFVSAATGMELDQYKLRKIIHRSRNLHRAFNIRRGMTRADEKPPQNHWKYRFPELEEELLTTYYDYKGWNFDGVPTRARLEELDLGYVADELETLGLLKKVEPPTPHEMEVMNKIRKEKWGY, from the coding sequence ATGAGATATGCAGAGACAGGGGTAAATCTTGAGATAGACCTTGCGAGCGGTAACATCGAAAAGGTTGAAACAGACCCGATATTGATGGAAACCCTTCTTGGCGGGCTGGGCACCTGCATAAAGATACTATGGGACCGCACAACACCAAAGACAAAACCATTTGACCCTGAAAACCCGCTGATTTTCAGTAACGGGCTTCTTACCGGGACACCCGCAATCAGCGCCAACAGGACACTTGTGGTCACTATTTCTCCTGTAACAAACCTCATTGCATACCCTATGGGAGGGGGATTTTTCGGCCCTGAACTCAAGTATGCGGGGTATGACAAGATCATCCTAACCAATAAGTCACCGGGGTGGGTATATATCTGGATACATAATGACAGGGTGGAAATCAGGGATGCCACACACCTGCTGGGCACAGGCGCCATAGAGGTCCAGGATATGATACGGGAGGAGCTCAATGAACCCAACGCCCAGGTTGCGGCCATTGGTTCAGCAGGTGAGCATAGATCTTTGATCGCCTCCATTGAAATGGGCAGAGGCAGCGCAAGCAGGCTGGGCGCTGCCGCTATCATGGGGGATAAAAGGGTCAAGGCCATTGCTGTCAGGGGAACCAGGGATGTTAACCTGTATGATGGAGAGGCATTTGTTAAACACCTGAAGGAACTCAGGGACTATGTTAAAAACAGAAACGAAACCCCCCTCCCAACCAAAAATATCATGACAATACACACTGGTGTGGGTTCTCCCCAGGCCATGAAAATTGTTGATGAAAAATGGCACACAAACGGCTTTGCATGGGGTAACGCACGAAACCGGAGAAAAGATTTCTGGAGCGATGAGATAGAGGCAAAGTGGCGGGAGATACAGTACGGGGCGATTAAGAGATTCATAAGCTGTTTCAACTGCCCGCAGCAGTGCGGGGCATTAATCTGGCATGAGGATGATCCTCCATATATGGCCAAATGTTACTCAAAACTCTCATACCTCCTTGCGGCGATTGTGGATGATCAGCATTTCAGCTGGAAAATATGTTCAAAGGCATTCCGCTATGGCGTGGACTCTTTTTCAACGCCACAGGTGCTTGCCTTTGCTGTTGAACTCAGGGAGGCAGGGATCATTACAGAGGAAGATCTCGCAGGGACAGATGATTATCCCCCGTGTCCGCCACCTGAAAAAAAGGAGGAGGTCTTCTTCTGGCTCCTTGACCGGATCGGCAAGGGTGAAGGCATAGGCAGGATACTCTGTCTTGGCACAAAACAGGCAAGCGAAATAATAGGCAAGGGCGCAGAGGCATATGCCCATAACCTTATCAAGGGTGAAGAGCAGATGAATGTAAAACTGGGCATGCTTGACCCTCTCTATTTCCTGATGTTTTCTACCAATGAAAAACAGAGCATCCCCCAGATAGAGGGCAACTGGCCGCAGGAGGCCTTTCCTGATTATGAGGACAGGGTTGAATGGGTTAATGACTGGCCCCACCTCCCGCATGAAAGGTTTAAAAAGTATTTTCTGGACTGGGACCCTAAAGGGGGAAAGAATGCAGCCCCCTATTACCCCACCCCTTATATTGCATCCGAGATAGTGGACTGGATGGAAGAGACCCACAATTATGATGACTCACTCGGGATATGCTGTGGTATGGGCGGGTTCTGTCTCAAGCCGGCCTATCATGTCCAGAACTACTGTAAGTTCGTCTCAGCGGCAACAGGCATGGAGCTTGATCAATACAAATTAAGGAAGATAATACACAGGAGCCGCAACCTGCACAGGGCCTTTAATATAAGGAGAGGCATGACAAGGGCAGATGAAAAGCCGCCTCAAAACCACTGGAAATACCGCTTCCCGGAACTCGAGGAAGAGCTTCTCACAACCTATTATGATTACAAGGGATGGAATTTTGATGGCGTCCCAACCCGCGCAAGGCTTGAGGAGCTTGATCTTGGTTACGTGGCTGACGAGCTTGAAACACTGGGGCTTCTTAAAAAGGTCGAACCTCCTACTCCTCACGAGATGGAAGTGATGAATAAAATTCGCAAAGAAAAATGGGGATACTGA
- a CDS encoding IclR family transcriptional regulator, whose product MPANYKRVPAIDKSFSILELIAHARRPLGFAEIVRELGLNKSTVFNILYTLNDLGVLDKDSTGLFHLGSRLFVLGNAAAKGSELIQTVHPYLVKINSEYRVSAFLGILSGSEVIIIDKADMAQKVKISSEIGMKIPLFAGVAGKALLSQLSDHELDEILKDYRFKKYTPKTNTERRAIKKEIIKVRETDVAYDMEEYIEGLVAAAVPIKTNRDGLQATIWAVGLKQEFKNSALKKIVDFLINTADEINSRFSVIK is encoded by the coding sequence ATGCCTGCAAATTACAAACGAGTCCCGGCTATTGATAAATCCTTTTCCATCCTGGAGTTGATTGCCCACGCGAGGCGCCCCCTTGGTTTCGCTGAAATCGTGAGAGAGCTCGGGCTGAACAAGAGTACTGTTTTTAATATCCTCTATACACTTAATGACCTCGGGGTACTGGACAAGGACTCTACCGGCCTTTTCCACCTGGGGTCAAGGCTCTTTGTGCTTGGCAATGCCGCTGCAAAGGGTTCTGAGCTAATCCAGACCGTGCACCCTTACCTGGTTAAGATTAATAGTGAATACAGGGTCTCCGCCTTCCTGGGTATATTGTCGGGCAGTGAAGTCATAATAATCGACAAGGCAGACATGGCACAGAAGGTAAAGATCTCCTCTGAAATAGGCATGAAGATCCCCCTCTTTGCAGGTGTGGCAGGCAAGGCGCTCCTCTCACAACTATCTGACCATGAGTTGGATGAAATACTTAAAGATTACCGGTTTAAAAAATACACCCCAAAGACAAATACAGAGAGGCGTGCAATCAAAAAGGAGATCATTAAGGTACGTGAAACGGACGTTGCCTATGACATGGAGGAATATATAGAGGGACTTGTTGCGGCGGCAGTGCCGATCAAGACCAACAGGGATGGGCTTCAGGCGACCATATGGGCGGTCGGGCTCAAGCAGGAATTTAAAAACAGTGCCCTGAAAAAGATTGTAGATTTTCTTATAAATACAGCGGATGAGATAAACAGCCGTTTTTCAGTGATAAAGTAA
- a CDS encoding nucleotidyltransferase domain-containing protein encodes MDKIPASIEMTIRKFIEEAGQSHRIKSAYLYGSYAKGVASKWSDIDIAVILTDYSDDLFEERVSLMRIAAQIDDRIEPYPFLEETFAANNPLANEIQKHGIRIV; translated from the coding sequence AATCCCAGCTTCAATAGAGATGACTATCCGAAAATTCATTGAAGAAGCCGGACAATCGCACAGGATAAAATCGGCATACCTGTATGGTTCCTATGCCAAAGGGGTGGCTTCAAAATGGAGCGATATTGATATTGCTGTTATTTTAACCGATTATTCAGATGATCTATTTGAAGAAAGAGTGTCTCTTATGCGTATTGCCGCACAAATTGATGACCGTATTGAGCCTTATCCTTTTTTGGAAGAAACCTTTGCTGCCAATAATCCTTTAGCTAATGAAATTCAAAAACACGGGATTAGAATTGTTTAG
- a CDS encoding (Fe-S)-binding protein, protein METVTPLGEIIEVIKKSGGDAFRRCFQCGLCDSLCPWNSVRDFSMRMLVREAAFGLTDIGSEEIWLCTTCGRCPAECPRDVRQIESGVALRRIACEYNIFPDTARPLRGISASLTAEGNPLNEKRENRAAWTEGISVKPFTEDTEYLYFTGCYLSYDPRLKKVARATASILNRAGVDYGILGTKENCCGESVRKTGDEGLFKKLARENIKSFIENGVKKIIVSSPHCYHTFKNEYPEFMVNFEIIHITQLIDRLIKDGKLCLIKEYNKRITYHDPCYLGRHNNIYDEPREILKRISGAVFIELPESRDKSLCCGGGGGRIWMETPKGERFSDIRVREAIDTGSEIIVTACPYCITNFEDSRLTLNVEDKIRVMDITEIIQEVI, encoded by the coding sequence TTGGAAACTGTGACCCCATTGGGTGAGATAATAGAAGTTATAAAAAAGAGCGGAGGGGATGCCTTCAGGCGATGTTTTCAGTGCGGCCTGTGCGACAGTCTCTGCCCCTGGAACAGTGTAAGGGATTTCAGCATGCGCATGCTTGTAAGAGAGGCTGCCTTCGGGCTTACTGATATCGGGTCTGAAGAGATATGGCTCTGCACCACATGCGGGAGATGCCCGGCTGAATGCCCGAGGGATGTAAGGCAAATAGAATCAGGCGTGGCCTTAAGAAGGATAGCCTGTGAATACAATATATTTCCTGACACAGCAAGACCTTTAAGAGGGATCAGCGCCAGCCTCACAGCAGAAGGAAACCCCCTTAATGAAAAAAGAGAGAACCGCGCAGCATGGACAGAAGGCATTTCAGTTAAGCCATTTACAGAGGATACTGAATACCTCTATTTTACCGGCTGCTACCTGAGCTATGATCCGAGACTTAAAAAGGTGGCAAGAGCAACAGCCAGTATCCTTAACAGGGCCGGGGTGGATTACGGGATACTGGGCACAAAGGAGAACTGCTGTGGTGAAAGCGTCCGCAAGACCGGAGATGAAGGGCTTTTCAAAAAACTGGCAAGGGAAAATATTAAGAGCTTTATTGAAAATGGCGTGAAAAAGATTATCGTTTCATCACCCCACTGCTATCATACATTTAAAAACGAATACCCTGAGTTCATGGTTAACTTTGAAATCATCCATATAACCCAGTTGATTGACAGGTTGATCAAGGATGGAAAACTCTGCCTCATAAAGGAATATAATAAAAGGATCACGTATCATGACCCCTGTTATCTGGGAAGGCACAACAATATCTATGATGAACCAAGAGAGATTTTAAAAAGGATCAGTGGCGCTGTTTTTATAGAGCTGCCTGAATCCCGTGATAAAAGCCTCTGCTGCGGCGGGGGCGGGGGAAGGATATGGATGGAGACACCAAAGGGGGAGAGGTTTTCCGATATCAGGGTCAGGGAGGCTATTGATACTGGTTCGGAGATTATTGTTACTGCATGCCCATACTGCATAACCAATTTTGAAGACAGCAGGCTGACCCTGAATGTTGAGGATAAAATAAGGGTAATGGATATAACTGAAATAATTCAGGAAGTGATATAA
- a CDS encoding CoB--CoM heterodisulfide reductase iron-sulfur subunit A family protein, which translates to MLHNYGDVMVVGGGISGIQAALDLATSGFKVWLVDKSPTIGGHMALLDKTFPTNDCSMCIESPKFIECDRHPNIEILTYTEVEKVEGSAGNFEITLIKRPRYIDEKRCTGCTACVEYCPINYPDQFNQEISVNKAIHIYFAQAVPLVTYIDESCLYLKEGKCRICERVCGSDAIDFNQRPERRTIKVGAVILAPGIEAYDPSVRKEYHYGDFANVVTALDFERLLCATGPYGGEILRPTDKKHPHKIAWIQCVGSRRVTNGDNSYCSSVCCTYTQKQVILTKGHDPGVECTIFHNDIRSFGKDFERFYQRAMYLDDVRFIRSYPSIVSENPENRNVTLRYATDNEGVKEEEFDMVVLSVGLTPPSGMKGLAKIFGIELNQHGFCLTNPINPMETSRKGIFTSGAITGPMDIPESVVTASGAGSLCGELLNYQRGELARERVYPHERDCSGEIPRVGVYVCHCGANIGKVVDIPSTVEYALTLPNVVHAEESLFICSTDAAKSLAASISEKRLNRVVVAACTPRTHEPLFRDTLREAGINQYYFEFANIREHCSWVHSREKEAATQKAKDLIRMSVARACKLEPLNEFDLPVNKKTLVVGGGIAGMTSALSLANQGYQVYLVEKAEELGGTAKRLFFTLEGMDVQAHLKELINKVHSHPLIHIFKKAVITGSTGYVGNFTTKIRSGFGDSEINHGVTIIATGADEYRPTEYLYGDDDRVITQLELEQRIFEDDKNITEAGSIVMIQCVGCRNDVRNYCSRVCCTQAIKNALRIREVNPEADISILFRDMRSYRFSEDYYRKASDMDIRFIRYEPDAPPEAKAFTENGKKGLRITAPDYILNKRIALDADLLVLSAAVVPSPAGKETARMFKLTLGPDGFFQEAHVKLRPVDFAAEGVYLCGMAHYPKHITETISQAYGAAGRAVALLSHDTVVASGSVCTVYEDKCISCGACIKACTYGAISFVETLKGKKARVNPVLCKGDGLCNAKCPAGAISLKHFTDEEIFAQIDAAE; encoded by the coding sequence ATGTTACACAACTATGGCGATGTAATGGTCGTGGGCGGGGGTATCAGCGGCATCCAGGCAGCCCTTGACCTGGCCACTTCCGGTTTCAAGGTCTGGCTTGTGGATAAATCCCCAACCATAGGCGGACACATGGCCCTGCTTGACAAGACCTTTCCGACAAACGACTGTTCAATGTGTATAGAATCCCCCAAGTTCATAGAATGTGACAGGCACCCGAATATCGAGATCCTCACATATACTGAAGTGGAAAAGGTGGAGGGGAGCGCTGGCAACTTTGAGATTACCCTTATAAAAAGGCCGAGATATATAGATGAAAAGAGATGCACAGGCTGCACTGCCTGCGTGGAATACTGCCCCATAAATTACCCTGATCAATTCAACCAGGAGATATCGGTCAACAAGGCCATCCATATCTACTTTGCCCAGGCGGTTCCGCTTGTTACTTATATTGATGAAAGCTGCCTTTATCTCAAGGAAGGCAAATGCAGGATATGTGAAAGGGTATGCGGCTCAGATGCAATAGATTTCAATCAGAGGCCGGAACGAAGGACGATAAAAGTGGGGGCTGTTATCCTTGCCCCTGGGATCGAGGCATATGACCCCTCGGTAAGAAAGGAATATCACTATGGTGATTTCGCTAATGTGGTCACAGCGCTTGACTTTGAACGCCTGCTCTGTGCAACAGGCCCGTACGGGGGTGAGATACTAAGGCCCACGGATAAAAAGCACCCGCATAAAATTGCATGGATACAGTGCGTCGGCTCAAGGAGGGTTACAAATGGGGATAACAGCTACTGTTCATCTGTATGCTGCACCTATACCCAGAAACAGGTGATCCTTACCAAAGGCCATGACCCTGGGGTTGAGTGCACTATATTTCACAATGATATAAGGTCATTCGGAAAAGACTTTGAACGGTTTTACCAGAGGGCTATGTATCTTGACGATGTCCGCTTCATTCGAAGCTACCCATCCATTGTCAGCGAGAACCCTGAAAACCGAAATGTGACCTTGAGATACGCAACAGATAATGAGGGGGTAAAAGAGGAAGAGTTTGATATGGTGGTGCTTTCTGTTGGCCTTACACCCCCTTCAGGCATGAAGGGGCTGGCAAAGATATTTGGTATTGAACTTAACCAGCACGGTTTCTGCTTGACCAATCCGATTAACCCAATGGAGACCTCACGGAAAGGCATTTTCACAAGCGGGGCTATCACCGGGCCAATGGACATACCCGAATCTGTAGTAACTGCGAGCGGGGCTGGTTCCCTGTGCGGTGAACTGCTAAACTATCAGAGGGGCGAACTTGCGAGAGAGAGGGTCTACCCTCATGAAAGGGATTGTTCAGGCGAAATACCAAGGGTCGGCGTATATGTGTGTCATTGCGGCGCAAATATAGGGAAGGTTGTTGATATCCCCTCAACCGTTGAATATGCCCTGACTTTACCCAATGTGGTTCATGCGGAAGAAAGCCTCTTTATCTGTTCTACAGATGCCGCGAAAAGCCTGGCAGCATCCATCAGTGAAAAGAGATTAAACCGCGTTGTTGTTGCGGCCTGTACACCCAGGACCCATGAGCCCCTGTTCAGGGATACCCTGAGAGAGGCAGGGATTAATCAGTATTATTTTGAATTCGCCAATATCCGCGAGCATTGTTCCTGGGTGCATTCAAGGGAAAAGGAGGCAGCAACACAAAAGGCAAAGGACCTCATAAGGATGTCGGTTGCAAGGGCCTGTAAACTTGAGCCACTTAATGAATTTGATCTGCCTGTTAACAAAAAAACACTTGTAGTGGGGGGAGGGATAGCGGGCATGACTAGCGCCCTTTCGCTCGCTAACCAGGGTTATCAGGTCTACCTGGTGGAAAAGGCGGAAGAGCTGGGAGGCACTGCAAAAAGGCTTTTTTTCACCCTTGAGGGCATGGATGTACAGGCTCATTTGAAAGAGCTGATCAATAAAGTTCACTCACACCCCCTGATACACATATTCAAGAAGGCGGTGATAACAGGGTCAACAGGTTATGTAGGTAATTTCACCACAAAAATCAGATCAGGGTTCGGCGACTCTGAAATAAATCACGGTGTCACGATCATTGCTACTGGAGCAGATGAATACAGGCCAACTGAATATTTATATGGAGATGATGACCGGGTAATTACCCAACTGGAGCTTGAACAAAGGATTTTTGAGGACGACAAAAATATAACTGAAGCAGGCAGCATTGTGATGATCCAGTGTGTCGGGTGCCGGAATGATGTAAGAAATTATTGCAGCAGGGTATGCTGCACTCAGGCAATCAAAAATGCCCTCCGGATCAGGGAGGTTAATCCAGAGGCTGATATCAGCATCCTGTTCAGGGATATGAGAAGTTACCGGTTTAGCGAGGACTATTACAGGAAGGCGTCTGATATGGATATAAGGTTTATCCGCTACGAACCGGATGCCCCCCCTGAGGCTAAGGCCTTTACAGAAAATGGAAAAAAGGGGTTAAGAATAACAGCGCCTGATTATATACTTAATAAAAGGATTGCCCTTGATGCTGATCTTCTTGTTTTGTCCGCTGCTGTTGTTCCATCGCCCGCAGGCAAAGAGACAGCCCGCATGTTCAAGCTCACCCTTGGCCCGGATGGTTTTTTCCAGGAGGCACATGTAAAATTAAGGCCGGTCGATTTTGCTGCAGAAGGTGTTTATCTCTGCGGGATGGCCCATTACCCAAAACATATAACAGAGACTATCAGCCAGGCATACGGTGCAGCAGGCCGTGCTGTTGCGCTGTTATCGCATGATACTGTAGTAGCTTCAGGGTCGGTTTGCACAGTTTATGAAGATAAATGCATATCATGCGGGGCATGCATAAAGGCATGTACATACGGCGCCATCAGCTTTGTTGAGACCCTGAAAGGGAAGAAGGCGAGGGTAAACCCGGTGCTCTGCAAGGGTGACGGCCTGTGTAACGCAAAATGCCCGGCAGGGGCTATCTCGCTTAAGCACTTTACTGATGAAGAGATATTTGCACAGATAGATGCGGCGGAGTAA
- a CDS encoding (4Fe-4S)-binding protein, which translates to MAKIKKTVKRIKVDADLCNGCRTCELMCSAYHSKPKYSIVNPARARIQIIRDPLKDIWLPVFAGEYTPSECSGRIIYNIDDKTYEECAFCRAACPSRGRFTEPDSGLPLACDMCQDDPSLKTPVCVEWCIRDVLTYEEEEVEVEEEEIKRDEMRIGLKALADKYGFNELMDAVTRMSHRSES; encoded by the coding sequence ATGGCAAAAATTAAAAAAACAGTAAAAAGGATAAAGGTTGATGCTGACCTGTGCAACGGCTGCAGGACATGTGAGTTAATGTGTTCAGCATATCATTCCAAGCCCAAATACAGCATCGTGAATCCTGCCAGAGCACGAATCCAGATCATTCGTGACCCCTTAAAGGACATATGGCTTCCGGTATTTGCGGGTGAATACACCCCCAGCGAATGCAGCGGGAGGATAATCTATAACATTGATGATAAGACCTATGAGGAGTGCGCATTCTGCAGGGCTGCATGCCCCTCGCGCGGCAGATTCACAGAGCCTGATTCCGGCCTTCCCCTTGCGTGTGACATGTGCCAGGATGACCCTTCACTAAAAACGCCCGTATGTGTGGAATGGTGTATCCGCGATGTCCTGACATATGAGGAAGAGGAGGTGGAGGTTGAAGAAGAGGAAATCAAGCGGGATGAAATGAGGATCGGACTTAAGGCCCTTGCAGACAAATACGGGTTTAATGAACTGATGGATGCGGTGACAAGGATGTCACACCGCAGTGAATCCTGA
- a CDS encoding hydrogenase iron-sulfur subunit encodes MNASTNFKPKIIGFLCNWCCYGGADLCGVSRFQYPPYIRVIRVMCAGRVDPAFVLRAFERGMDGVFIGGCHFNDCHYNTEGNYDAFSMVQIMKRLLGHIGINPERLRLEWVSAGEGTRFAEIMNEYGNKILAMGPLGIEGDKGMDELRSRIATVTGLIPYIKEVERKHMRIKEKSEKAYREFFESERFEKTYKDYIEPKLDHT; translated from the coding sequence TTGAACGCATCCACAAATTTTAAACCAAAGATAATAGGCTTTTTATGCAACTGGTGCTGCTACGGGGGCGCTGACCTCTGTGGTGTATCCCGATTTCAGTACCCGCCCTATATCCGGGTTATAAGGGTTATGTGCGCAGGACGTGTAGACCCTGCCTTTGTGCTGAGGGCATTTGAGCGGGGCATGGACGGGGTGTTCATTGGCGGGTGCCACTTTAATGACTGCCACTATAATACAGAGGGCAATTATGATGCCTTCAGTATGGTGCAGATCATGAAAAGACTTCTTGGACATATTGGGATTAACCCTGAAAGATTAAGGCTTGAATGGGTATCTGCCGGAGAGGGAACAAGATTTGCAGAGATAATGAATGAATATGGAAACAAAATACTTGCGATGGGGCCATTGGGTATTGAGGGCGATAAGGGGATGGATGAACTGAGGTCAAGGATTGCTACAGTGACAGGGCTTATCCCGTATATTAAAGAGGTAGAAAGAAAACATATGAGGATCAAGGAAAAGTCTGAAAAGGCATACAGAGAATTTTTTGAAAGTGAAAGGTTTGAAAAAACTTATAAAGATTACATTGAACCGAAACTGGATCACACTTAA